A stretch of DNA from Acidovorax carolinensis:
GCGCTCGACCTAAAGCGACTTGCCGGCAGAGCCCGCCGGCAAATGGTGGCGCGCTCTCCTCTCAATAGCGGGTGGGCAGATGACGCACCTCCTTCGACGGCAAGTTGGCCCGTACCCCATGGGTCAACAGGAGCGCATCAGCCCGCTGTGAGCACCAGGTTGTCGCGGTGCACCATTTCCGACTCCGCGACATAGCCCAACAGTTTTTCAAACTCGGAAGAGGGCTTGCGACACAGAAGCCGTGCTTCCGCGCTCGCATAGTTGGCCAGCCCACGGGCAATCTCCCGCCCCGATGGATCACGCACCGCAATCACTTCGCCCCTCGAGAAATCGCCCTCTACCGCCGTCATACCGATGGGCAACAGGCTCTTGCCCTCGTCGCGCAGCTTGGCTGCGGCCCCTGCATCGACCACGACAGCACCCCGCATCTGCAGGTGGTCTGCCATCCACTGCTTGCGGGCCTGTGTTTTGGCGGTCTGGGCCACCAACAAGGTGCCCAGCGCCTCGCCTTGCACCAGGCGCACCAGCACATTCTCTTCCCGCCCCCAGGCGATCACAGTGGAAGCCCCTGACCCCGCCGCCCGCTTGGCGGCCAAAATCTTGGTGATCATTCCACCCTTGCCGATGCTGGAGCCCGCCCCGCCGGCCATGGATTCCAAGGCCGGGTCGCCCGCCTGGGCTTCATGCACAAACTGCGCTGCAGGGTCTTTGCGGGGGTCTGCTGTGTACAGGCCTTTCTGGTCCGTGAGGATGACCAGCGCATCCGCCTCTACCAGGTTGGCCACCAGCGCACCGAGGGTATCGTTGTCGCCGAACTTGATTTCGTCCGTGACCACGGTATCGTTTTCGTTGATCACCGGCACCACGCCAAGGCGCAGCAATGTCAGTAGCGTCGAGCGCGCATTGAGATAACGCTCGCGGTCTGCCAGATCGGCGTGGGTGAGCAACACCTGCGCGCTGCCCATTCCCTGCTCGCGCAGCTTGGTCTCGTACATCTGCGCCAGCCCCATCTGCCCCACCGCTGCAGCCGCCTGTAGTTCATGGATTTCCTGGGGACGCGCAGTCCAGCCCAGGCGCTTCATGCCTTCGGCGATCGCGCCGCTGGACACCATCACCACCTCACGGGGTGAACCGCCGCCCTCGCCGCGCACCAGTGCTGCCAGCTGACGGCTCCATTCGCCGATGGCGGTTTCATCCAGGCCACGGCCTTCATTGGTCACAAGGCTGGAGCCCACCTTGACCACAATGCGACGGGCATCTCGCAATACGCTGGAAACCATTTTCTGATTCATTTTGGCTACAAGCGCTTATAGAAAAAGCGCTAATAGCTATTAAATATATAGCAAAAGAGGCCGTACGAGCAGCCAAGGCCGTCAGACGGGTGCATCTCCAGCAAACCGTGGATCGACTTCCACCGGCTCGTTTTCGGTGCGTTGCTCAGACTGCACATGGCGGAAGATGGCATGGATCAGCGGCTCGCAACCTTCGCGCGTCAGCGCAGAGATTTCGAATACCGGGCCCTTCCACTTGAAACGCTTCACGAAGTCTTTGACGCGCGTCTCTCGTTCATCCGCGGGCACCATGTCAAGCTTGTTCAGTACCAGCCAGCGCGGCTTGTTGTAGAGCTGCTGGTCGTATTTCTTCAGTTCATTCACGATGGCCTTGGCCTGAGCCACCGGATCCACCGCATCATCAAAGGGCGCGAGATCCACAATGTGCAGCAACAAACGGGTGCGCTGCAGGTGGCGCAGGAACTGATGACCCAGCCCCGCACCTTCAGAAGCACCTTCAATCAGGCCAGGAATATCGGCCACCACAAAGCTCTGCTCGGGACCTACGCGCACCACTCCCAGATTCGGGTGCAACGTGGTGAACGGATAGTCGGCAATCTTGGGGCGTGCGTTGGATACTGCCGTAATGAACGTCGATTTG
This window harbors:
- the proB gene encoding glutamate 5-kinase — its product is MVSSVLRDARRIVVKVGSSLVTNEGRGLDETAIGEWSRQLAALVRGEGGGSPREVVMVSSGAIAEGMKRLGWTARPQEIHELQAAAAVGQMGLAQMYETKLREQGMGSAQVLLTHADLADRERYLNARSTLLTLLRLGVVPVINENDTVVTDEIKFGDNDTLGALVANLVEADALVILTDQKGLYTADPRKDPAAQFVHEAQAGDPALESMAGGAGSSIGKGGMITKILAAKRAAGSGASTVIAWGREENVLVRLVQGEALGTLLVAQTAKTQARKQWMADHLQMRGAVVVDAGAAAKLRDEGKSLLPIGMTAVEGDFSRGEVIAVRDPSGREIARGLANYASAEARLLCRKPSSEFEKLLGYVAESEMVHRDNLVLTAG
- the cgtA gene encoding Obg family GTPase CgtA gives rise to the protein MKFVDEAYIDIAAGDGGNGCVSFRHEKYKEFGGPNGGDGGRGGHVFAVADPNLNTLVDFRYSRRHEAKRGEHGMGSDMFGAAGTDITLKMPVGTIISDAETGEVLYELLTPGEVITIAKGGDGGFGNMRFKSAINRAPRQKTPGWPGEKKNLKLELKVLADVGLLGMPNAGKSTFITAVSNARPKIADYPFTTLHPNLGVVRVGPEQSFVVADIPGLIEGASEGAGLGHQFLRHLQRTRLLLHIVDLAPFDDAVDPVAQAKAIVNELKKYDQQLYNKPRWLVLNKLDMVPADERETRVKDFVKRFKWKGPVFEISALTREGCEPLIHAIFRHVQSEQRTENEPVEVDPRFAGDAPV